A genomic window from Candidatus Eisenbacteria bacterium includes:
- a CDS encoding PKD domain-containing protein: MHVATEFVASTAEGSAPVRHTHLTGGRTPMSRSFRFAPLMLTALAWAAFTGSARAEEGALAVALSEQAATRATAVSTPEIAAPVGVSAIADQAITIQADATDPNAGDILTITQSGAPASLVFSHTPDVSPVSATLSGTLTAADVGTYNILWEVSDGTFSASASTALDVTANHDPTIDAPATYLGAATIDMSFPVTVSDPDNDRVNSIAATPLPSGATFTVNALRTSGEFHWVPAVGQEGDYSVTFAVASGSPERTASAVTAIHVMTQDHPPIVNSPGTVNAVAGLPISVTATASDPDGDPITEFVAEGTQSTDLPAGAVFTTNASNTAGTLDWTPTLSQIGNVGINIIARSGVVPTSGQIGLRTVKVTRIVVRADRAPVVTAPATVSAMEGSLLTVNVTASDPDAQTPIASLTAAPLPLGAAFSSNPAHTSGTLSWTPDFSQGGTYNVVFTAANALTGTATTSIVVGNQNRAPSANAGGPYNGTAGAMVSFNGSGSSDPDGDVLTYAWGFGDSHTGSGANPSHAYAAGSTYNVTLHVTDPGALFDDAATTATIVSQVSAEILLESFGSTIDVRKTGNRFTKIGLEETTFPYTDLIPSSIRVSTTFPNSGFVTECAADPRSFVSGDLNANGIPDIDIRFGNKCLANLFNNVPDNTLATVVITGQFSPSGITVPLQAQRDLTVRVKHRTSPILASASPNPFNPETAISYTVMNPGSVTIKVYSVDGRLVRTLKQGESSGAGTYEVTWNGTDDTGHHVSSGIYFVKSSQRAGTVETSNILKVTLAK; this comes from the coding sequence ATGCATGTAGCGACTGAATTTGTCGCATCCACGGCGGAAGGCAGCGCGCCGGTACGCCACACGCACCTCACCGGAGGACGGACACCTATGTCACGCAGCTTTCGGTTCGCACCACTCATGCTGACCGCGCTCGCCTGGGCTGCATTCACAGGCTCCGCTCGGGCCGAGGAGGGAGCACTGGCCGTGGCGCTCTCGGAGCAGGCCGCCACGCGGGCAACGGCGGTCAGCACGCCCGAGATCGCCGCTCCGGTCGGCGTGAGCGCGATCGCGGATCAGGCAATCACGATCCAGGCCGACGCCACCGACCCGAATGCGGGAGACATCCTGACCATCACCCAGTCGGGCGCCCCCGCGAGCCTCGTTTTCTCGCACACGCCCGACGTGTCGCCCGTTTCGGCGACTCTGAGCGGGACGCTGACCGCCGCTGATGTCGGTACCTACAACATCCTCTGGGAAGTATCGGACGGGACCTTCTCCGCTTCCGCGTCGACCGCCCTGGACGTGACCGCGAATCACGATCCCACGATCGACGCCCCCGCGACCTACCTGGGCGCGGCCACGATCGATATGAGCTTCCCCGTCACGGTATCGGACCCGGATAACGACCGGGTCAACTCCATCGCCGCGACGCCGCTCCCTTCAGGGGCGACCTTCACCGTCAACGCCCTTCGGACCTCCGGCGAGTTTCACTGGGTCCCCGCCGTCGGCCAGGAAGGCGACTACAGCGTGACCTTCGCGGTGGCATCCGGATCGCCGGAGCGCACCGCCTCAGCCGTGACCGCGATCCACGTCATGACGCAGGATCATCCGCCGATCGTGAACTCGCCTGGCACCGTGAACGCGGTCGCGGGCCTTCCCATCTCGGTCACTGCGACTGCCTCGGACCCTGACGGGGACCCGATCACGGAGTTCGTTGCAGAGGGCACGCAGAGCACCGACCTCCCGGCCGGGGCGGTGTTCACGACCAATGCCTCCAATACCGCGGGCACGCTCGACTGGACGCCCACCCTCTCGCAGATCGGCAACGTGGGCATCAACATCATCGCGCGCTCCGGTGTGGTTCCGACCTCCGGCCAGATCGGGCTTCGCACGGTCAAGGTAACGAGAATCGTGGTGAGGGCCGATCGGGCTCCGGTCGTCACGGCGCCGGCGACGGTGTCGGCGATGGAGGGAAGCCTGCTCACGGTCAACGTCACGGCCTCCGATCCGGACGCCCAGACACCGATCGCCTCGCTCACGGCGGCACCGCTCCCTCTGGGCGCGGCCTTCTCGTCCAATCCCGCTCATACGTCGGGGACCCTCAGCTGGACCCCGGATTTCTCGCAAGGCGGCACGTACAACGTCGTGTTCACCGCGGCGAACGCCTTAACGGGCACCGCGACGACATCGATCGTCGTGGGGAATCAGAATCGCGCGCCGAGCGCGAATGCCGGTGGTCCTTATAACGGAACGGCAGGGGCCATGGTGAGCTTCAACGGCTCGGGCTCCTCCGACCCGGACGGCGACGTGTTGACCTACGCTTGGGGCTTCGGCGATAGCCATACCGGCAGCGGCGCGAACCCCTCGCATGCGTATGCCGCGGGCAGCACCTACAACGTGACGCTTCACGTGACGGACCCGGGCGCTCTCTTCGACGACGCCGCCACGACGGCGACCATCGTGTCCCAAGTTAGCGCCGAGATTCTCCTTGAGAGCTTCGGGTCGACGATCGATGTGAGAAAGACGGGTAACCGGTTCACGAAGATCGGCCTGGAGGAGACGACGTTCCCCTATACGGATCTGATCCCGAGCTCGATCCGAGTCTCGACCACCTTCCCGAATTCGGGATTCGTCACCGAATGCGCCGCGGACCCGAGGAGCTTCGTGAGCGGCGACCTGAACGCAAACGGAATCCCTGATATCGACATTCGCTTCGGGAACAAATGCCTCGCGAACCTATTCAATAACGTTCCGGACAACACCCTCGCAACGGTCGTGATCACGGGCCAGTTCTCGCCCTCCGGCATCACGGTCCCGCTTCAGGCCCAGCGCGACCTGACGGTCCGGGTGAAGCACCGCACCAGCCCCATCCTCGCCAGCGCTTCTCCGAATCCGTTCAACCCGGAAACCGCGATCTCCTACACGGTCATGAATCCGGGCTCGGTCACGATCAAGGTGTACTCGGTGGATGGCCGCCTCGTCCGGACGCTGAAGCAGGGCGAGTCGTCGGGCGCCGGAACCTACGAAGTGACGTGGAACGGCACCGACGACACGGGGCACCACGTTTCCTCGGGCATCTACTTCGTGAAGTCGAGCCAAAGGGCCGGAACGGTCGAGACCTCCAACATCTTGAAGGTGACGTTGGCCAAGTAG
- a CDS encoding pyridoxine 5'-phosphate synthase has translation MKAELSVNVDHVATLRNARGGDEPDPVRAAALALDAGAAGVTVHLREDRRHIRDDDLTRIRALRRGVLNLEMALTDEMVGIALAIHPDRATLVPERRAELTTEGGLDLSRDAEAFAARCGRLVEAGIPVSLFLDPDESIAEAAVRTKATIVEIHTGHYANARGADSVDRELTRIERAARRFHEVGLRPHAGHGLNVVNIRALLKRYPFRELSIGHSIIARAIEVGMAKSVREMIAAIEAA, from the coding sequence ATGAAGGCCGAGCTCAGCGTCAACGTCGACCACGTCGCCACGCTCCGTAATGCCCGCGGCGGCGACGAGCCCGATCCGGTCCGCGCCGCCGCCTTGGCGCTCGACGCGGGAGCCGCGGGAGTCACCGTCCACCTGCGCGAGGATCGCCGCCACATCCGGGACGACGATCTGACGCGGATTCGAGCGCTCCGCCGCGGCGTCCTCAATCTGGAGATGGCACTCACCGACGAGATGGTCGGGATCGCGCTCGCGATCCATCCGGACCGCGCCACACTTGTGCCCGAGCGAAGGGCCGAGCTCACCACGGAAGGAGGGCTCGATCTGAGCCGGGACGCGGAGGCGTTCGCCGCCCGGTGCGGCCGGCTGGTCGAGGCCGGGATCCCGGTCAGCCTCTTCCTCGATCCGGACGAGAGCATCGCCGAGGCGGCCGTCCGAACGAAGGCCACGATCGTGGAGATCCACACCGGCCACTACGCGAACGCGCGGGGCGCCGACAGCGTCGATCGCGAGCTCACGCGGATCGAGCGCGCGGCCCGGCGCTTCCACGAAGTCGGCCTCAGGCCCCACGCGGGACACGGCCTCAACGTCGTCAACATCCGCGCGCTGCTCAAGCGATATCCGTTCCGCGAGCTCTCCATCGGACACTCGATCATCGCGCGCGCGATCGAGGTGGGGATGGCCAAGTCCGTGCGCGAGATGATCGCCGCGATCGAGGCCGCTTAG